One window of the Rhipicephalus sanguineus isolate Rsan-2018 chromosome 4, BIME_Rsan_1.4, whole genome shotgun sequence genome contains the following:
- the LOC119390749 gene encoding sulfotransferase 1B1 isoform X2: MPGRRPYRQVIDGVPRCPVVIPEIFRKGLSFRAAKGDVVQSSYPKSGTHWIQYITQLILNGGKPISSYDEFTSNLRAIEYVDTEGWVSSMPFRLFTTHLPLSRDAMNEEAKYIYIARNPWDVCVSQFRMTKDLSSSMFEDGTLEEFFEPFVEGDLGYGSYFDHVASAYALKDEQNVFFVTYEELKEDTRGTILRLASFLGDIYGDVLRNSSQMLENIVELSKPEHMRKVIVINFNQNETQEWNELFVNKKITCREGYCGDNSKYALVKEAKVGGWKEYFTPDLLARFENKIQEEWDKASFIELWEDIRREAVVLSCEST; this comes from the coding sequence GTGTCCTGTTGTAATCCCAGAAATCTTTCGGAAAGGCCTCTCTTTTCGCGCTGCCAAGGGCGACGTTGTGCAGAGCTCTTATCCGAAAAGCGGGACCCACTGGATTCAGTACATAACGCAGCTGATCCTGAACGGGGGGAAGCCCATAAGCTCCTATGATGAGTTCACCAGCAACCTCCGGGCTATTGAGTACGTGGACACCGAAGGCTGGGTGTCGTCTATGCCCTTCAGACTGTTCACGACGCACTTGCCGTTGAGTCGAGACGCGATGAACGAGGAGGCCAAGTACATCTACATCGCCCGAAACCCGTGGGACGTCTGCGTCTCGCAGTTCCGCATGACCAAAGATCTCAGCAGCTCGATGTTTGAAGATGGAACGCTCGAAGAGTTCTTCGAACCTTTCGTCGAGGGCGACTTGGGCTACGGGAGCTACTTCGACCACGTGGCGTCAGCGTACGCCCTCAAGGATGAACAGAACGTGTTCTTCGTGACCTACGAAGAGCTCAAGGAGGACACTAGAGGCACAATCTTGAGACTGGCTAGCTTTCTGGGTGACATCTACGGCGACGTCCTCCGGAATAGCTCACAAATGCTCGAGAATATTGTCGAATTGTCGAAACCAGAGCACATGAGAAAAGTCATCGTCATTAATTTCAACCAGAATGAGACGCAGGAATGGAATGAGCTCTTTGTTAACAAGAAGATTACCTGCAGGGAAGGCTACTGTGGAGACAACTCAAAGTACGCGCTGGTCAAAGAAGCCAAGGTGGGAGGATGGAAAGAATACTTCACACCCGACCTACTTGCCCGTTTCGAAAATAAAATACAGGAAGAATGGGATAAGGCATCTTTTATAGAGCTGTGGGAAGACATTCGAAGGGAAGCGGTCGTGTTATCCTGCGAATCCACATAG
- the LOC119390749 gene encoding sulfotransferase 1B1 isoform X1, translated as MPGRRPYRQVIDGVPRCPVVIPEIFRKGLSFRAAKGDVVQSSYPKSGTHWIQYITQLILNGGKPISSYDEFTSNLRAIEYVDTEGWVSSMPFRLFTTHLPLSRDAMNEEAKYIYIARNPWDVCVSQFRMTKDLSSSMFEDGTLEEFFEPFVEGDLGYGSYFDHVASAYALKDEQNVFFVTYEELKEDTRGTILRLASFLGDIYGDVLRNSSQMLENIVELSKPEHMRKVIVINFNQNETQEWNELFVNKKITCREGYCGDNSKYALVKEAKVGGWKEYFTPDLLARFENKIQEEWDKASFIELWEDIRREAVVLSCEST; from the coding sequence GTCGGAGGCCCTACCGCCAAGTCATCGATGGTGTGCCCAGGTGTCCTGTTGTAATCCCAGAAATCTTTCGGAAAGGCCTCTCTTTTCGCGCTGCCAAGGGCGACGTTGTGCAGAGCTCTTATCCGAAAAGCGGGACCCACTGGATTCAGTACATAACGCAGCTGATCCTGAACGGGGGGAAGCCCATAAGCTCCTATGATGAGTTCACCAGCAACCTCCGGGCTATTGAGTACGTGGACACCGAAGGCTGGGTGTCGTCTATGCCCTTCAGACTGTTCACGACGCACTTGCCGTTGAGTCGAGACGCGATGAACGAGGAGGCCAAGTACATCTACATCGCCCGAAACCCGTGGGACGTCTGCGTCTCGCAGTTCCGCATGACCAAAGATCTCAGCAGCTCGATGTTTGAAGATGGAACGCTCGAAGAGTTCTTCGAACCTTTCGTCGAGGGCGACTTGGGCTACGGGAGCTACTTCGACCACGTGGCGTCAGCGTACGCCCTCAAGGATGAACAGAACGTGTTCTTCGTGACCTACGAAGAGCTCAAGGAGGACACTAGAGGCACAATCTTGAGACTGGCTAGCTTTCTGGGTGACATCTACGGCGACGTCCTCCGGAATAGCTCACAAATGCTCGAGAATATTGTCGAATTGTCGAAACCAGAGCACATGAGAAAAGTCATCGTCATTAATTTCAACCAGAATGAGACGCAGGAATGGAATGAGCTCTTTGTTAACAAGAAGATTACCTGCAGGGAAGGCTACTGTGGAGACAACTCAAAGTACGCGCTGGTCAAAGAAGCCAAGGTGGGAGGATGGAAAGAATACTTCACACCCGACCTACTTGCCCGTTTCGAAAATAAAATACAGGAAGAATGGGATAAGGCATCTTTTATAGAGCTGTGGGAAGACATTCGAAGGGAAGCGGTCGTGTTATCCTGCGAATCCACATAG